A genomic window from Pyxicephalus adspersus chromosome 2, UCB_Pads_2.0, whole genome shotgun sequence includes:
- the LOC140322954 gene encoding vascular cell adhesion protein 1-like, giving the protein MELPRDLFCVLFYICGIIHTGWSKEQCNVQIVSTQEFVPFGEWALLNCTYNCSRPSWESSLKMMNEQEGDHWVSTEVLVNNWEESSISCISDAGEEELKSTVTVTAYALPSKVEIDLEEELEEGAQHEVACTVFEVAPLANLQISVMRGGKVVDTLTFEGDPSKGKNSVSETFHFTVSRRDNLQEFYCQANLQLGTTEENMVESKKIMVKTFAKPEYPDISITPDTSIKEGESVTLTCHSDGLPEPEYSWELPSGAHVTFSQDSSQVIITKAISEHRGIYLCMAKNKHGRVRSERVLDIIKNPGAQPDTPYIMYSPGTIVTEGESLNLTCFSGGVPKPEYSWAIPSKDHVSFSADKTGIFIIKASSAHNGTYKCEAQNVHGTATNHVVISVIGQPNGVIHTKPRAILLISTLAIILALI; this is encoded by the exons GTTGGTCCAAGGAGCAGTGCAATGTGCAGATTGTCAGCACTCAGGAATTTGTACCATTTGGTGAATGGGCCCTGTTGAATTGCACTTATAACTGTTCCAGACCTAGCTGGGAGTCCAGCCTAAAAATGATGAATGAACAGGAAGGAGATCACTGGGTATCTACAGAAGTCCTGGTCAACAACTGGGAAGAATCCAGCATTTCTTGTATATCAGATGCTGGTGAAGAAGAGCTGAAATCAACGGTGACAGTGACAGCGTATG cacTACCCAGTAAAGTGGAAATTGACCTGGAAGAAGAGCTGGAGGAGGGAGCACAGCATGAAGTCGCATGCACTGTGTTTGAAGTGGCACCTTTGGCCAATCTCCAGATTTCTGTGATGAGAGGTGGGAAAGTTGTAGACACGTTGACATTTGAAGGAGACCCCAGCAAAGGCAAAAATTCAGTCTCTGAGACATTTCACTTCACAGTCAGTCGAAGGGACAACCTTCAAGAATTCTATTGTCAAGCCAATCTACAGCTTGGGACAACTGAGGAGAACATGGTAGAGTCTAAAAAAATCATGGTGAAGACATTTG CAAAGCCAGAGTATCCAGATATTTCAATAACACCTGATACAAGTATAAAAGAAGGTGAATCCGTCACCCTGACCTGCCATTCTGATGGACTCCCTGAACCTGAGTACTCTTGGGAACTTCCTTCTGGTGCTCATGTGACTTTCTCCCAGGATAGCAGTCAAGTAATCATAACCAAAGCCATTTCTGAACACAGAGGTATTTACTTGTGCATGGCAAAGAACAAACATGGAAGAGTTCGCAGTGAAAGGGTTTTAGACATTATAAAAAACCCTGGAG CTCAGCCAGATACTCCATATATCATGTACTCACCTGGTACGATTGTTACAGAAGGTGAATCTTTAAACCTAACTTGCTTTTCTGGTGGTGTCCCTAAGCCTGAGTACTCCTGGGCCATTCCTTCAAAAGATCATGTGTCTTTCTCTGCGGATAAGACAGGAATTTTCATAATCAAAGCATCTTCTGCTCACAATGGAACCTACAAGTGTGAAGCCCAAAATGTACATGGAACCGCTACCAATCATGTGGTCATCAGTGTTATTGGACAACCCAACG gtgtAATCCATACAAAGCCTAGAGCCATCTTGCTTATTTCCACCTTGGCTATCATTTTGGCTTTAATATGA